One region of Gossypium raimondii isolate GPD5lz chromosome 6, ASM2569854v1, whole genome shotgun sequence genomic DNA includes:
- the LOC105773276 gene encoding topless-related protein 1, whose amino-acid sequence MSSLSRELVFLILQFLDEEKFKETVHKLEQESGFFFNMKYFEDEVHNGNWDEVEKYLSGFTKVDDNRYSMKIFFEIRKQKYLEALDKHDRSKAVEILVKDLKVFATFNEELFKEITQLLTLENFRENEQLSKYGDTKSARAIMLVELKKLIEANPLFRDKLQFPNLKNSRLRTLINQSLNWQHQLCKNPRPNPDIKTLFVDHSCGQPNGARAPSPANNPLLGSLPKAGGFPPLGAHGPFQPTPAQVPAPLAGWMSNPSTVTHPAVSGGAIGLGASIPAALKHPRTPPTNPSVDYPSGDSDHVSKRTRPMGISDEVNLPVNVMPVPFQGHGHSQAFSAPDDLPRAVARMLNQGSSPMSMDFHPVQQTLLLVGTNVGDIALWEAGSRERLVSRNFKVWDLTACSMPLQAALVKDPAVSVNRVIWSPDGSLFGVAYSRHIVQIYSYHGGDEVRQHLEIDAHVGGVNDIAFSHPNKLLCVITCGDDKTIKVWDASNGTKQYTFEGHEASVYSVCPHYKENIQFIFSTAIDGKIKAWLYDNMGSRVDYEAPGRWCTTMAYSADGTRLFSCGTSKDGESFIVEWNESEGAVKRTYQGFRKRSLGVVQFDTTKNKYLAAGDDFSIKFWDMDNIQPLTSFDADGGLPASPRIRFNKDGSLLAVSTNDNGIKILANSDGMRLLRTLENLSYDSLRTAEAPKPTINPISAAAAAAAAAATSAGLADRSVAIAGMNGDARSLGDVKPRITEEPSDKSKIWKLSEINEPSQCRSLRLPENLRVTKISRLIFTNSGNAILALASNAIHLLWKWQRSDRNSNGKATASVAPQLWQPSSGILMTNDVADTNPEEAVPCFALSKNDSYVMSASGGKISLFNMMTFKTMATFMPPPPAATFLAFHPQDNNIIAIGMDDSTIQIYNVRVDEVKSKLKGHSKRITGLAFSHVLSVLVSSGADSQLCVWNTDGWEKQKARFLQVPAGRTPTALSDTRVQFHQDQIHFLVVHETQLAIYETTKLDCMKQWVPRDSSAPITHATFSCDSQLVYASFLDASVCVFTAANLRLRCRINPSAYLPTNISSNVHPLVIAAHPSEPNEFALGLSDGGVHVFEPLESENKWGVPPPVENGSASSMTATPSVGAPGSEQAQR is encoded by the exons ATGTCTTCTCTCAGTAGAGAGCTTGTGTTCTTGATCTTACAGTTTCTAGATGAGGAAAAGTTTAAAGAGACTGTTCACaa gCTTGAACAGGAATCTGGGTTTTtctttaatatgaaatattttgagGATGAGGTACATAATGGAAATTGGGATGAAGTTGAGAAATACTTGTCTGGTTTCACCAAGGTTGATGATAATCGGTATTCGATGAAAATCTTTTTCGAGATTAGAAAGCAGAAGTACCTTGAAGCATTGGATAA GCATGACCGGTCGAAAGCTGTGGAGATATTAGTAAAGGATTTGAAAGTTTTTGCTACATTCAATGAGGAACTTTTCAAGGAAATCACTCAGCTTTTGACATTGGAGAATTTCAG AGAGAATGAACAGTTGTCAAAGTATGGGGATACAAAATCAGCTAGAGCAATCATGTTAGTTGAACTCAAGAAGCTTATTGAAGCAAATCCTTTATTCCGTGACAAGTTGCAGTTCCCTAACCTTAAAAATTCGAGGTTACGCACCCTCATTAATCaaag TTTGAATTGGCAACATCAACTTTGTAAAAACCCAAGGCCAAATCCGGATATTAAAACTCTCTTTGTGGACCACTCATGTGGACAGCCAAATGGTGCACGAGCACCGTCTCCTGCAAACAATCCACTTCTTGGATCCTTGCCAAAAGCTGGAGGTTTTCCTCCTCTAGGGGCTCATGGG CCTTTTCAACCTACACCTGCACAAGTTCCAGCACCCCTTGCTGGTTGGATGTCAAATCCTTCTACTGTAACTCATCCTGCTGTTTCTGGTGGAGCTATTGGTCTTGGTGCTTCAATACCCg CTGCATTGAAGCATCCGAGGACCCCTCCAACTAATCCATCAGTAGACTACCCATCTGGAGACTCTGATCATGTTTCCAAAAGGACAAGGCCCATGGGGATATCTGATGAG GTAAATCTTCCTGTCAATGTGATGCCAGTACCGTTTCAGGGCCATGGTCACAGTCAGGCTTTCAGTGCACCTGATGATCTGCCAAGGGCTGTTGCAAGAATGCTGAACCAGGGTTCATCTCCTATGAGCATGGATTTCCATCCTGTTCAACAAACTCTACTTCTAG TTGGTACCAATGTTGGGGACATAGCATTGTGGGAAGCTGGCTCTCGAGAGCGGCTGGTTTCTAGAAACTTTAAAGTTTGGGATCTTACTGCTTGTTCCATGCCCCTTCAG GCTGCTCTAGTCAAAGATCCTGCTGTCTCTGTAAACCGTGTAATTTGGAGCCCTGATGGTTCTTTATTTG GAGTTGCTTACTCAAGGCACATTGTGCAAATATATTCTTATCATGGTGGTGATGAGGTTCGGCAGCATCTCGAG ATTGATGCGCATGTTGGGGGTGTAAATGATATTGCATTCTCTCATCCAAATAAGCTACTTTGTGTAATAACGTGCGGTGATGACAAGACAATTAAG GTGTGGGATGCTTCTAATGGTACAAAGCAGTATACCTTTGAAGGTCACGAGGCTTCTGTTTATTCTGTCTGCCCTCACTATAAAGAAAACATTCAG TTTATCTTTTCAACAGCCATCGATGGAAAGATAAAGGCATGGTTATATGATAATATGGGATCAAGGGTTGACTATGAAGCTCCTGGTCGTTGGTGCACGACCATGGCCTACAGTGCTGATGGTACAAG GCTCTTTTCCTGTGGCACCAGTAAAGATGGGGAGTCATTTATCGTTGAATGGAATGAAAGTGAAGGAGCTGTGAAGCGAACCTATCAAGGGTTCCGCAAACGTTCTTTAGGTGTTGTGCAATTTGACACAACTAAGAACAAGTATTTGGCTGCTGGTGACGATTTCTCTATCAAATTCTGGGATATGGACAATATTCAACCTTTGACCAGTTTCGATGCGGATGGAGGACTTCCA GCGAGTCCACGCATCCGCTTTAACAAGGATGGCTCCCTCTTGGCTGTTTCCACCAATGATAACGGGATTAAGATTTTGGCAAATTCAGATGGTATGCGATTGTTGCGCACTTTGGAGAATCTTTCTTATGATTCCTTGAGAACAGCTGAAGCCCCAAAG CCTACAATAAATCCAATCTCAgctgcagcagcagcagcagccgCAGCCGCTACTAGTGCTGGGCTTGCAGATAGAAGTGTTGCTATTGCTGGAATG AATGGAGATGCTCGGAGTTTAGGGGATGTGAAACCCCGAATAACAGAAGAACCCAGTGATAAATCAAAGATTTGGAAGCTCTCTGAAATCAATGAACCATCTCAGTGTCGATCCTTGAGGCTTCCTGAAAACTTGAGGGTGACCAAG ATATCAAGGTTAATCTTCACAAATTCAGGTAATGCTATATTGGCATTAGCATCAAATGCTATTCACTTGCTTTGGAAGTGGCAGCGTAGTGATCGTAACTCAAATGGCAAG GCAACTGCCAGTGTAGCACCTCAGTTGTGGCAACCATCAAGTGGCATTCTTATGACCAATGATGTTGCTGATACAAATCCCGAAGAGGCTGTACCGTGTTTTGCTTTGTCGAAGAATGATTCTTATGTAATGTCAGCATCTGGAGGAAAGATTTCCTTGTTTAATATGATGACGTTTAAG ACAATGGCTACTTTCATGCCACCACCACCAGCAGCGACTTTCCTTGCATTCCACCCACaagataataatattattgcTATAGGCATGGACGACTCAACAATTCAGATATATAATGTCCGTGTGGATGAG GTGAAGAGTAAACTTAAAGGTCACTCCAAAAGAATAACTGGCCTTGCCTTCTCGCATGTACTGAGTGTGCTCGTCTCATCAGGAGCCGATTCTCAG CTTTGTGTGTGGAACACCGATGGATGGGAAAAGCAGAAGGCTAGATTCCTGCAGGTTCCAGCGGGGAGGACACCAACAGCACTGTCAGACACACGTGTACAATTCCATCAAGACCAGATACATTTTCTTGTTGTACATGAGACTCAGCTTGCCATATATGAAACAACGAAGCTAGACTGCATGAAACAG TGGGTCCCACGTGATTCTTCTGCTCCTATAACGCATGCAACGTTCTCATGTGATAGCCAACTGGTATATGCCAGCTTTCTCGATGCATCTGTTTGTGTATTTACTGCTGCAAACCTCAGATTACGTTGTCGTATAAACCCTTCTGCTTATCTTCCAACTAACATCAG TTCCAATGTTCACCCACTTGTAATCGCTGCACATCCATCTGAGCCAAACGAATTTGCATTGGGACTCTCAGATGGTGGCGTTCATGTCTTTGAGCCCCTTGAATCCGAAAACAAATGGGGTGTGCCTCCACCCGTTGAAAACGGTTCAGCCAGCAGTATGACAGCAACACCTTCAGTTGGAGCTCCAGGATCAGAACAAGCCCAGAGATGA
- the LOC105774761 gene encoding triphosphate tunnel metalloenzyme 3 translates to MLKRLFPTTKLIKSKPPHFTKIPTQMEVEVKLRLPNSQSHQKLSNLLSPFHTTTLIQENIFFDTPTTTLAVSNAAFRLRFYNLDSYAVLSFKSKPELTQGISRVEEHEEPIDPSLARSFLTDPNGLLGLSNKSQIMEKLKGEFGVDELICLGGFKNVRGVYDWKGLKLEVDETVYDFGVCYEIECESKEPERDKELIEGLLMENGIDFVYSDINKFGVFMSGKLPSK, encoded by the coding sequence ATGTTGAAAAGGTTGTTcccaacaacaaaattaatcaaatcaaagcCACCCCATTTCACTAAAATCCCCACCCAAATGGAAGTTGAAGTAAAGCTTCGTCTCCCCAATTCCCAATCCCACCAAAAGCTCTCAAATCTCCTTTCCCCATTCCACACCACCACTTTAATCCAAGAAAACATATTCTTCGACACCCCAACTACCACCCTCGCCGTCTCGAACGCCGCCTTCCGCCTCCGTTTCTACAACCTCGACTCTTACGCCGTCCTTTCATTCAAATCCAAGCCTGAACTCACTCAAGGCATTAGTCGAGTCGAAGAACATGAAGAACCCATCGACCCATCATTGGCTCGGTCTTTTTTGACTGACCCGAATGGGTTGTTGGGCTTATCAAACAAATCCCAGATAATGGAAAAGCTAAAAGGTGAATTTGGGGTTGATGAGTTGATTTGTTTAGGAGGGTTTAAGAATGTGAGAGGGGTTTATGATTGGAAAGGATTGAAATTGGAAGTTGATGAAACCGTGTATGATTTTGGTGTGTGttatgagattgaatgtgaAAGTAAAGAGCCTGAACGTGATAAGGAATTGATTGAAGGGCTTTTGATGGAAAATGGGATTGATTTTGTTTACTCTGATATTAATAAGTTTGGTGTTTTTATGTCTGGGAAGTTGCCCtcaaaataa
- the LOC105773049 gene encoding protein REDUCED CHLOROPLAST COVERAGE 3: MAPKSSSKSKSNKAKPEKKNKKKEEKVVPSVLDITVITPYESQVILKGISTDKIVDVKRLLASHVETCHFTNYSLTHEVKGKRLNEKVEVATLKPCLLKMVEEDYTNEEQAVAHVRRLLDIVACTTRFSKPKRVRSQSSSSDSKSKKVNGGPHHRPREPSDGGPGTAWIMESMEMAAIQPTPKLSEFYDFFSFSHLAPPILNLRKCEPKDVEGRHEGDYFIMQIKICNGKQIQVVASVKGFYTVGKHFFLSHCLLDLLQNLSQAFADAYESLMKAFIEHNKFGNLPYGFRANTWLVPPLVANSPSTFLSFPLEDEQWGGNGGGQGRNGEYDLQPWATDFAILANLACKTEEERVVRDRKAFLLRSRFVDVSIFKAVATIQHVMNNRSIVKGTVNSHPDSVLHEDRIGDLSITVKQESADVKVAGHHSFGMTANEIAQRNLLKGISADESAVFHDISSMGTVIVRHCGYIAIVKVVGEVKNELHSARDIDIDDQPDGGANALNINSLRVLLHKSGAKESSGGQSHQLNSNDSEPSRCLVRQVVKESLTKLEENSVVPERSIRLELGSCWLQCLQKQETLRDTTSNGLGRDHEAEPAVKGLGKHFKCLKKRDKKPSNSGSKVDEEENDCEPCGMNQSIGESRNQMELKNLISEEAFSRLEESRTGLHLKSVNELIKMAYEYYDDTALPKLVTDFGSLELSPTDGRSLTDFMHLRGLKMRSLGRVVELAEKLPHIQSLCIHEMVTRAFKHVLKAVVASVDKFEDLPAAIASSLNFLLGNNGSEDNAENANDDYLLKLRWLRKFLSAKFGWKLQDEFRHLRKLSILRELCHKVGLELVPKDYDMECKEPFESCNIISIYPVCKHVVCASADGRTLLESSKAALDKGKLEDAVNYGTKALAKMIAVCGPYHRTTASAYSLLAVVLYHTGDFNQAIIYQQKALDINERELGLDHPDTVKSYGDLAVYYYQLQHFEMALKYVNRSLFLLHFTCGLSHPNTAATYINVAMMEEGMGNVHVALRYLHEALKCNQRLLGADHIQTAASYHAIAIALSLMEAYSLSVQHEQTTFKILQAKLGQDDLRTQDSAAWIEYFESKALEQQEAARNGTPKPDASIASKGHLSVSDLLDYISPDQDSKGTDVQKKLLRAKVLQTSDKTHDACHNFVTDSSVFNGVSEKSISTADINERRMVSSICLEEPKKTNDVTRVEPMVTSEVFEETTSDEGWQEANSKGRSGNAVGRKSRRKRTALANVRVSGSRRETIFPVRKTSSKNIVKEVVPVKQLMSHNSNPGGNSVSLRASVSKGSLSSANLSAVASKCLSYKEVAVAPPGTVLKPLHEGETEHQVCTIRTETTKSEDGDHMSVIDNVVDNDDDETEGTRDSENQSEESAPELDNVSSEPATKEDGNNISVANNISDDSENRSEEAAPELDKVSSEPANMEDRNSISVVHNVAHDDNREETVPERDEVSYVNTEKSVETKGSKLSALAEPFNPGALYIAVTSVYDVTACQAMLAEPVIEPAVAARVRCGPMFPLYHGNNHSYNMKQGFPRYQTLEQTEFRPPRVMNPHAPEFVPTTEPATTEAKALHVNEGHDVASQSSTCEQPKTSDVNIKKTRDGEGFTVVTKRRRKRHQFMNGVSNGPYNHHHQSICA, translated from the exons ATGGCCCCAAAATCAAGCAGCAAAAGCAAATCAAACAAAGCTAAACCAgagaagaagaacaagaaaaaggaggagaaag TTGTTCCTAGTGTTCTTGATATCACTGTCATTACTCCATATGAATCCCAAGTTATACTGAAG GGTATTTCAACTGATAAGATAGTTGATGTAAAAAGGCTATTGGCTTCTCATGTTGAAACATGCCATTTTACAAACTATTCTTTAACTCATGag GTCAAAGGGAAGAGATTGAATGAGAAAGTAGAAGTGGCAACTTTGAAACCATGtttgctcaaaatggttgaag AGGATTATACCAATGAAGAGCAGGCGGTGGCTCACGTGCGGAGACTCCTAGATATTGTAGCGTGCACCACCAGGTTCTCCAAGCCTAAACGAGTACGATCACAATCATCATCGTCCgattcaaaatctaaaaaggTTAACGGCGGGCCCCACCATCGTCCTCGAGAGCCGTCCGATGGAGGACCTGGAACGGCGTGGATTATGGAGAGCATGGAGATGGCTGCCATTCAGCCTACCCCAAAATTATCGgaattttatgatttcttttccttctctcACCTCGCTCCGCCCATTCTCA ATTTGAGGAAATGTGAGCCCAAGGATGTAGAAGGGAGGCATGAAGGTGACTATTTCATAATGCAG ATAAAAATCTGCAATGGGAAGCAAATACAGGTAGTTGCATCAGTAAAAGGGTTTTATACTGTGGGAAAGCATTTTTTCCTGAGCCACTGTTTGTTAGATCTTTTGCAAAATCTAAGCCAAGCCTTTGCTGAT GCATATGAATCCCTTATGAAAGCTTTCATAGAACACAATAAG TTCGGCAATCTTCCATATGGATTTCGTGCAAATACATGGCTTGTTCCTCCCCTTGTTGCCAACTCTCCATCGACCTTCCTTTCTTTTCCATTGGAAGATGAGCAATGGGGTGGTAATGGTGGAGGCCAGGGAAGAAATGGTGAATATGATCTTCAACCGTGGGCTACGGATTTTGCAATATTGGCTAACCTTGCTTGCAAAACCGAAGAGGAGAGGGTAGTTCGTGATCGCAAGGCCTTTTTGCTTCGTAGTCGATTTGTTGATGTCTCGATCTTTAAAGCTGTTGCAACAATACAGCATGTTATGAATAACAGGTCAATTGTGAAAGGCACTGTAAATAGCCATCCTGACTCAGTTCTTCATGAGGACCGTATAGGTGACTTGTCCATTACGGTAAAACAAGAATCAGCGGATGTAAAGGTTGCTGGTCATCATTCATTTGGCATGACTGCTAATGAAATTGCTCAAAGGAATTTACTTAAAGGGATATCTGCAGACGAGAGTGCGGTTTTTCAT GATATTTCCTCGATGGGCACTGTCATTGTTAGACATTGTGGCTACATTGCAATCGTAAAGGTTGTTGGTGAAGTGAAGAACGAACTGCACAGTGCTCGGGATATTGACATTGATGATCAACCAGACGGAGGAGCTAATGCTCTTAACATTAACAG cttAAGGGTTTTACTTCACAAGTCAGGCGCTAAAGAATCGAGTGGAGGCCAATCACATCAACTCAACTCGAATGATTCCGAACCTTCTAGATGCCTTGTTCGGCAAGTAGTTAAAGAGAGCTTGACCAAACTAGAGGAGAACTCGGTTGTTCCTGAAAGGTCTATTAGATTAGAACTCGGTTCTTGTTGGTTGCAATGTCTACAGAAACAGGAAACTTTGAGAGATACTACTTCAAACGGACTTGGTCGTGATCATGAGGCTGAACCGGCTGTGAAAGGTCTTGGAAAGCATTTTAAATGCTTAAAGAAAAGGGATAAAAAACCAAGTAACAGCGGTAGCAAAGTTGACGAGGAAGAAAATGATTGCGAGCCATGTGGTATGAATCAAAGCATTGGTGAGTCCAGAAATCAGATGGAACTGAAGAACCTTATTTCCGAAGAAGCTTTCTCACGGCTTGAAGAAAGTCGAACCGGTCTTCACTTAAAG TCAGTCAATGAGCTTATTAAGATGGCGTATGAGTACTATGATGACACTGCCTTACCAAAGCTG GTAACAGACTTTGGATCACTTGAACTTTCACCCACCGATGGTCGTTCCCTGACTGACTTTATGCATCTAAGGGGACTAAAAATGCGGTCTTTGGGTCGTGTG GTTGAACTTGCTGAGAAGCTGCCTCACATACAATCACTTTGCATCCATGAGATGGTTACTCGAGCTTTCAAACACGTACTCAAAGCAGTCGTTGCATCTGTTGACAAATTCGAGGACTTACCTGCAGCTATAGCTTCATCCCTAAATTTCTTACTCGGAAATAATGGATCAGAAGATAATGCTGAAAACGCAAATGATGACTATTTGCTAAAATTGCGGTGGttaagaaagtttctttctgCAAAATTTGGTTGGAAACTACAAGATGAATTCCGGCATTTGAGAAAACTATCCATTCTTCGAGAACTTTGCCATAAG GTTGGTCTAGAGTTGGTTCCTAAAGACTATGACATGGAATGCAAAGAACCTTTCGAAAGTTGCAATATTATTAGCATTTATCCTGTTTGTAAG CATGTAGTATGCGCTTCTGCCGATGGCCGAACATTGTTAGAGTCATCCAAGGCGGCTCTTGACAAAGGAAAACTAGAGGATGCGGTTAATTATGGGACAAAG GCATTAGCAAAGATGATAGCTGTATGTGGTCCTTACCATCGAACTACTGCGAGTGCTTACAGTCTTCTTGCTGTGGTTCTCTACCATACTGGTGATTTCAATCAG GCAATTATATATCAACAGAAAGCTTTGGATATTAATGAGAGGGAGCTCGGTCTTGATCATCCAGACACGGTGAAAAGCTATGGGGATCTTGCTGTATATTATTATCAGCTTCAACACTTTGAAATGGCTTTGAA ATATGTAAACCGTTCTTTATTCCTTCTCCATTTTACTTGCGGATTGTCTCACCCAAATACCGCCGCAACATATATAAATGTGGCTATGATGGAAGAAGGCATGGGAAATGTTCACGTGGCTCTCAGATATTTGCATGAAGCTCTAAAGTGCAACCAGAGACTACTAGGAGCGGATCACATACAG ACGGCTGCAAGCTATCATGCCATTGCCATTGCTCTTTCATTGATGGAGGCATATTCTTTAAGCGTGCAACATGAACAAACTACATTCAAAATACTTCAAGCAAAACTCGGACAAGATGACCTTCGTACACAG GACTCCGCTGCTTGGATCGAATACTTTGAATCAAAAGCTTTAGAACAGCAAGAAGCTGCACGAAATGGAACTCCAAAGCCAGATGCTTCCATTGCAAGCAAGGGTCATCTTAG TGTGTCCGACCTGCTCGATTACATTAGTCCCGATCAAGATTCTAAAGGAACTGATGTACAGAAGAAGCTGCTGCGTGCCAAG GTGTTACAGACTAGTGACAAAACCCATGACGCATGTCACAACTTTGTAACAGACAGTTCTGTGTTCAATGGTGTCTCAGAGAAAAGTATCAGTACTGCAGATATTAATGAAAGAAGAATGGTGAGTTCTATTTGTCTTGAAGAGCCAAAGAAAACTAATGATGTTACTAGAGTTGAGCCAATGGTTACAAGTGAAGTTTTCGAAGAGACAACTTCGGATGAAGGGTGGCAAGAAGCCAATTCAAAAGGACGGTCAGGAAATGCCGTCGGAAGGAAGTCTCGAAGGAAGAGAACTGCCCTTGCAAATGTTAGAGTGAGTGGCTCTAGGCGAGAAACTATTTTTCCGGTGAGAAAAACTTCCTCTAAGAACATTGTAAAGGAGGTAGTTCCGGTGAAGCAATTGATGTCCCATAACTCAAACCCCGGAGGGAATTCGGTTAGTTTACGAGCTTCTGTTTCCAAAGGTTCCTTGTCTTCAGCAAATCTCAGTGCCGTTGCTTCGAAATGTCTTTCTTACAAAGAAGTAGCTGTAGCACCTCCAGGTACAGTTCTGAAGCCATTACATGAGGGGGAAACCGAACATCAGGTGTGCACCATCCGAACTGAGACTACAAAATCGGAGGATGGAGACCATATGTCTGTTATTGATAACGTTgtagataatgatgatgatgaaactGAAGGAACTCGTGATAGCGAAAATCAATCAGAAGAATCTGCTCCTGAACTTGATAACGTTTCTTCCGAGCCTGCAACCAAGGAGGATGGAAACAATATCTCTGTTGCTAATAACATTTCAGATGATAGTGAAAATCGATCAGAAGAAGCTGCTCCTGAACTCGATAAGGTTTCTTCTGAGCCTGCAAACATGGAGGACAGAAACAGTATCTCTGTTGTTCATAATGTTGCACATGATGACAATCGTGAAGAAACGGTTCCTGAACGTGATGAGGTTTCGTATGTAAATACTGAAAAGTCTGTAGAAACAAAGGGAAGTAAGCTATCAGCATTAGCGGAACCGTTCAATCCTGGAGCACTCTACATTGCTGTTACAAGTGTTTATGATGTAACAGCCTGTCAAGCTATGCTTGCCGAGCCTGTTATTGAACCTGCAGTTGCAGCTCGAGTTCGTTGCGGACCGATGTTCCCATTATATCACGGAAACAACCATTCTTACAACATGAAACAAGGCTTTCCGAGATACCAAACCCTCGAACAAACCGAGTTCCGACCTCCGCGAGTTATGAACCCTCATGCACCCGAGTTTGTACCTACAACTGAGCCAGCAACAACAGAAGCAAAAGCTCTCCATGTGAATGAAGGACATGACGTGGCATCTCAATCCAGCACCTGCGAACAACCAAAAACATCAGATGTAAATATAAAGAAAACCCGGGACGGCGAAGGATTTACGGTTGTAACGAAGCGAAGAAGGAAGAGGCATCAGTTTATGAATGGAGTAAGTAATGGACCATacaatcatcatcatcaatcaaTATGTGCTTAG